Part of the Candidatus Thorarchaeota archaeon genome, CGTACCACCTTTGCCGGGTGTCACTCCTGCTACGACTTTTGTCCCATACTTCAGCATAGCACTAGTATGGAATGTCCCCTGTGCTCCTGTTATTCCTTGAACTACTACACGAGTCTTACTGTCGACAAGTACCGCCATTAGGACACCTCCCTGACTATCTCTACAACCTTCGCGGCTGCCTCTTCCATCGTGTTGAGAAACGGTATACCCGCATCACGGAGTATTCTCTGACCCTCTGCCTCATTCGTACCGACCATCCTTATGACCATCGGTACCCTGATTCCCTTTCTCTCCCGTGCAGCAACGATGCCCCTTGCAACATCATCACATCTAGTGATGCCCCCCATGATGTTGACAAGTATTGCTTTCACCTTGGGATACATCAGAGCAATGTCTATGCCCTTTTCTACCCGCTCCGCGTCAGAACCGCCGCCCAAGTCTAGGAACGTTGACGCTCTGCCTCCTTGAAGGGCAACTGCGTCAAGGGTGGCCATCGTAAGACCTGCACCATTGCAGATGCAGGCCACATCGCCATCCAGCTCGACATATGCCATCCCGTGTTCCGATGCGGCTCTCTCACGCTCGTTCTGTTCGACTGGTTGCCGGTTGAGTTCTTCAACAGTCTTCTTGTGTCGGTAGAGCGCGCTGTCATCTATGTTTAGTCTTGCATCTGCAGCAAGTAGCCTGCCGTCTTTGGTGAGTATGAGTGGGTTGATCTCCGTCAACTCTACGTCATAGGCCTCTACAACACTCCACAGTCTGAGAAACATGTCTGCGACCTGGTTGATCAGCTTCCCCCTGAAGCCCATAGCGATAGCCATGTTCCGGGCCTCATAGCCTCCAAACCCAAGAAACGGGTCCACATGTGCCTTGATGATTTTC contains:
- the sucC gene encoding ADP-forming succinate--CoA ligase subunit beta, which translates into the protein MKLFEHEAKDVFRTFNIPMPPGGLARTPAEASEVAKRVGKPVVVKAQVLAGKRGKAGGVKFANTPEEAGSVAKEILAMRISDLPVESVLVEEKLDIAQEIYAGITIDRNERKYVVIGSAAGGMSIEELAVESPEKIIKAHVDPFLGFGGYEARNMAIAMGFRGKLINQVADMFLRLWSVVEAYDVELTEINPLILTKDGRLLAADARLNIDDSALYRHKKTVEELNRQPVEQNERERAASEHGMAYVELDGDVACICNGAGLTMATLDAVALQGGRASTFLDLGGGSDAERVEKGIDIALMYPKVKAILVNIMGGITRCDDVARGIVAARERKGIRVPMVIRMVGTNEAEGQRILRDAGIPFLNTMEEAAAKVVEIVREVS